TTTTAAACGGGCTCAGTTTTATAAAGTAACAGTTAAAGTCAGCTCGCTTTCACGCTTACTACTTCTCCGTCCCTTATCTCCACTATTCTATGCGCTCTTTCCGCAAGGTAAAGCTCGTGGGTAACCATAACTATTGCTGTCCCAGCTCTGTTTATTTCCTGAAAGATCTCCATAACCATCTGTGTATTTTTGCTGTCCAGATTGCCTGTAGGTTCATCCGCCAGTATTACCTCAGGGTCATTGGCTAAGGCTCTTGCTATGGCAACCCTTTGCATCTCTCCTCCTGATATTTGGTATATCTTCCTCATTTCCTTTTTACCAAGACCCAGCCTTTGGAGTAGCTGGCGAGCTTTCTCTTCAGCCTCTTGCCTGTCTATGCCTCTTTTGAGCATGGGGATCATGACATTTTCCAAAAGCGTAAACTCGGGAAGAAGGTAATGAAATTGAAAAACAAAACCTATGCTCTCGTTTCTTATCTTGGAGATGAGCTTTCCCTTTGTGCCTTCTATCTCTTGCCCCTTGAAAAACACTTTGCCTTCCGTAGGAAAGTCCAAGAGCCCCATTATGTAGAGTAAGGAGCTTTTCCCCGACCCGGAAGCACCTATTATAGAAAGAAACTCTCCAGCATAAACCTTAAGACTTATACCCTTTAGTATCTCTTCATTTCTTATGCGCTTTTTAACATCAACAAGCTCTATAAGCACCATCAGCCACTTCTAAAGATGTCCACAGGATTTAGCTTGCTTGCTTTATAAGAGGGATAAAAGCTTGCCATGAAAGAGAAGAATATGGAAAATACAAAGGCATACAGGTAGTAAAGGGGGCTTCTATCCAGTATAAAACCCTTAGTCCTTATGAGACCTTCCACTTCAAGCTTTACGGAAGAAAGGTACTCCTGAAGCCCATATCCCAGAAGGAACCCTAAGACCGCACCCAAGAAGCCTATTATAAATCCCTGAGCAAGAAACAAAAGGAGAATGTCCCTTCTGGTGTATCCCATCGCCATGAGTATGGCTATGTCCTTTTTCTTTTCCAGAACCGTCATCATAATTATGTTAAAGATGCCAAAGGCAGAGACAGTTAGTATAGCAAACACTATCATGTAAGTTATGAGATTCTGTATCTTGAATATTTGAAGAAAGTTTATATACGCCCTCTGCCAGCTTTCCACATCATACTTTAAGCTCTTCTGAAGTTCCAAAGCTATTTTCTGTGCCTGGTTTACATCTTTGACTTTTATCACTATTTCATTAACCTCATCTACTCTGTCCATAAGTGCCTGCAAGGTTCTTATGTGCATATAAACCCTCGTATTATCTATGTTGGTTATACCCGAATTGAAGAAGTCTTCCACCTTAAGAAGATAGGTTTGCCCGTTGGGAAGCACTAAAATCACCTTCCTTCCAGTTTCTCTTATTCCCAGGTCCTTAGCCACCAGCTTACCCAATATTACAGCATCCTTATTGGTTTTTAGACTTTCAAGCCTTTTGTATTCAAGGAATCTCTGTATAACCGACGCCTTTGGTTCCATATCCGGGTCTATGCCTATGAGCGTAACTGGTTTTTCCTTGGTTCCGTATTTTAGTATGCCTCTGACCACTAAGTGTGGAGCCACTCCTACCACATCTTCCCTTTTTTCTATGTCTCTGAGTATTTCCCTCCAGCCTATTATTTTGTCCTCTTCTTTGGGCTTGCTGGAGTAGACTTTCCACAGCGCATTAGGCTGGACCATCTTTACTATTCTCTCCTCATCCGCATACTCTTTTGGTTTTATGCTTATGTGCGCTTCCAAGTCTATAACCTGCTGTATAAAGTAGTTTTGAAAGCCAAACATAAGGGAACTCATAACTATTAGTGCACCAACTCCTATGGCAACACCGCTTACCGACACCAATGTCTGCCTTTTCCTCTCAAGGAGAAGCTTGTAGGCTATAAAGATAATGTAATTCATTCTACTACCACCTTATCCCCCTTTTTCAAACCTTCCAGAACCTCAAGATAACCGTTGACTTCCTCACCCACCTTGACAGGAACCTTGACCCTTCTCACTTTTTCGTACTTGTATACAAAGCCGTTCTTGTATGCCGACTTGGGTATAACGAGAGCTTTTCTGTCCTCTACAAGTATGTTAGCCTCAACTGTGGCGTTGGCAGGCACTTCCGGGGGAAGATCAGCCACAGCCTTTACTTCAAGGGTCTTTTTATTCTTGTTAATCTCTCCCTCTATCAGCACCAATCTACCTTCAAAAACTCTGCCGGGATAAACATCAAGAGAGATATAAACCTTCATACCACTTTTTATAGAAGAAGCGTACTCTTCATCTACATTAAGCACTATCTCTTTTGCATCACTTTCTCCCACGCTGAAGAGTTTGTTATCTTGACTTATGTGATTTATGTACTCTCCCACCTCCACATACTTGTTTAGCACCACACCATTTATGGGGCTCTTTATGTAGTATTTGTCCAGCTCTTTCTTTATTCTCTCTACAGACGCACTAAGGAACCTCTCCTCCGATTCAAGAGCTTTAATGCTATCTCTGTATGTTGTCAGTGCTTTCTCATACTCACTTTTGGCATTTTCGTAAGACCTTTTTGCCTCTTCGTACTGCTCTCTGGGTATTAGTCCCCTCTGTGCAAGGCTTTCCCTTCTGAAAAGGTATCTCTGTGCTTGTTCCATATTCCTCTTTGTTATTTCCACTTGCTTTTCAAGGCTCCTTCTGTAGTCTGAGTCTTCCCTGAGTCTCTCTTGTGATAACCTCAACCTCTCTTGTGCCTCCCTTAAGGATTCTTCAACTGGTCCTGCATCCATAACAGCTAATATCTCTCCTTTCCTTACCTTATCTCCCTCTTTGACCCTTATCTCTTTGACATAACCAGATACCTCTGATCTTATTACCACATAGTTCCTTGGCTTTACATATCCCGAGGCATAAATCACCTTCTTTATAGGTTTTTCCTCAACTGTGAAGACCTTAACATTGTTGCTTCTGTTAAATAATATCAGGAGGATGCTAACTGTGAGTATAACTCCTATGGGAAATAGTATCCTCTTCATAGAAGATAACATTTTAAAGCGGTAAAAGGCTTTTTATAGCTTCAACAAAGCTGTTAAAAAGCCTATCTTTGTTTAAACAGTCTCTTTCTTTGCATGTATTGGGAAAGCATGGAGAGCAGGCAAGATTTAGACTTATCTGAAAAACCCTTTCTCCTATTGGCTTCCAAACTACTACATCTGTAGGTCCATAAAAGATAAAGGAGGGAAGTCCTACATAAGATGCCAGATGAGACACTCCGCTATCGTTGCCAACGAATAGTTTTGCACCCTTTAGGGCTTTTGCCATGTTTAAAGGGTCGCTCATCTGAACAAACCTTGACACATACCCTTTTATCCACTCGTCAGCTTCTCCCACAAGATATACAACCTCATAACCGTGCTTTCTAAGATACTCTTCTATCCTCAAAAAAAGGGCTATGTCTGGATTTTTCCGCATGGAACCGCTTGAAGGGTGTAAAACAGCTTTATCCATGAGGGGATTATCACGAAGAGTGGGAAGGTTCAGCACCCGAGAGTAATTGCCATCCAGAGCAAGGGATTTAAGGTAATATTCAACTATCCACCTTCTTTCATCTGGGAAGGGCTTTATATTACCATCTACGCTTATGCTTATCACCTTGCTAAACTCTCTCTCAGGTATCTGGTAGTGCACTTCATCAACCCATCCCAATTCTTTGGCTATCTTGAGGTAATCCGTGTTGCCTACAGCAAAGATTCTCTCCCCCCTCTTTTTCAGCAGTTCCAGCACAGGAAAGGTAAGCAGTGTATCACCAAGCCCACCTCTTCTGTAAAAGAGTATCACAGAGCTATAATTTATTCCTATGTGTGGCATCATAGGTTATGCGGGGAAAAATCCCGCTGTGTTGGTTTTGCTGGAGGGTTTGGAAAGGCTTGAATACAGAGGTTATGACTCGGCTGGTGTAGCTCTCATAGAGAACGGGCGCATATTTGTAGAAAAGAAGGTGGGTAAGATAAGGGAGCTGATAAGAAGCTTGTGGGGCAAACCTCTTAAGGCTACTGTAGGTATAGGGCATACCAGGTGGGCAACCCATGGCGAGCCTTGTGAGATAAACGCACACCCTCACACTGACTCAACGGGTGAGATAGCAGTGGTGCATAACGGCATTATAGAGAATTACAGAGAGCTAAAAGAGAAGCTTCAGGCGCAAGGCATACAGTTTAAATCTCAGACGGATACGGAAGTTATAGCACACCTTATATCGCTTTACTATCAAGGTGATCTTCTTGAAGCGGTAATTAAAGTGGTACCTGAGCTGAAGGGTTCTTACGCTTTTTGTGTCATAACCAACAGAGAACCTTACAGGATAGTCGGTGTAAGATACGGCAACCCTCTGGTGGTAGGCATAGGTGATGGCGAAAACTTTATGGCTTCGGACATTCCAGCCCTTCTTCCCTTTACAAGGCACATAATACCACTGTCCGATGGGGAGATAGTAGACCTAAGAATTGACAGCGTTGACATATACGATGCTGAAGGAAACAGAATAGTAAAAGAGGCTATAAATGTTCCATGGGACATAATATCTGCGGAAAGGGGAGGGTTTAAACACTTTATGCTCAAAGAGATCTTTGAACAGCCAAGAACGGTGGGAGATACAATAAAGGGTTATGTATCAAGAGATTACCTTCTGCCCTTTAATCTGAGAGACTTTAGAAGAATACTCATTCTGGCGTGCGGTACATCCTATCACGCAGGTCTTGTGGGAAGCTACTGGATGAACAAGTACCTTCAGACACCTGTGGAGGTCATGTATGCCTCTGAGTTCAGATACGCAGATGTGCCTGTAGGCGAAAGAGACCTGGTAATAGCCATATCCCAATCTGGTGAAACAGCAGACACGCGCTACTCTGCCCTTTCAGCTAAGGAGAAGGGTGCAACCGTCTTATCTTTGGTGAATGTGATGGGTAGTGCCCTGGACAGGGAGTCTGACTACACTCTTTACACTCACGCAGGTCCCGAGATAGGCGTTGCAGCAACAAAGACCTTTACATCTCAGCTTGCTGTCCTTTACAGCCTTGCTGTATCTCATCTGCCCGATAGAGACAGATTTATGGAGAAACTATCCAGTGTGCCTCACATGATGGAGGAGGTATTGGGAGAAGCTGAGCAGATAAAAAAGGTAGCTCTCAAGTATGCCAACAGAAAGAACATGCTTTATTTGGGAAGGTACCTGAGCTATCCTGTAGCCTTGGAGGGTGCGCTAAAGCTCAAAGAGATCTCTTACATACACGCGGAGGGGTACCCCGCAGGTGAGATGAAACACGGACCTATTGCTCTCATAGATGAAAACATGCCCGTCTTGGTGGTGGTACCAAGGGATAGGGTTTACGAGAAGGTACTTTCCAATATAGAGGAGGTGCTTACCAGAAGGGGATCAGTGATAAGCGTAGGCTTTAGGGATGACGAAACTTTAACGAAAGTGTCAAAAGACCTAATAGGTGTGCCAGAGGTGGACGAGGATCTTACCCCCTTCCTGACGGTTATTCCCCTACAGCTCTTTGCTTATTACATAGCCGACCACCTGGGGCTTGATGTGGACCAGCCAAGGAACTTGGCAAAAACTGTCACCGTTGAATAACTTTAAGAGTGTATAATAGGAGGCCATGAACAGAGATTTAAGAAAAGAGGCAAGAAGGTAAAAGTTTACCTCTTTGGTTCAAGAGTAAAAGGACAAAATACGCCAAGAAGCGACCTTGACCTTGGGTTTCTTTCTGAGGAGGAAATAGGTTATGAACTTTTTCTTCTGAGGGAACTATTAGAGGAGTCAAACCTTCCTTTTTCTGTGGACGTTGTTGACCTGTCAAGAGTAGGGGAAGAGTTCAGGAATTTAGTTTTGAAGGAGGGCAAACTTTGGATAAGCTTTTAAAACAGTTAGGGTATTTTGAAAAGGCAGTAAAGAGATTAATGGAAGCGCTGAAGCTTACGCAAGAAAAGAAGCATACAAAACTCTACTCACTTCTGAGAGATTCCTCCATTCAGGGATTTGAATTTACCTTTGAAATATTCTGGAAGCTTGTTAAGACAGCAAAGAACTCCTTCAGATGGTTGACGACAGGAACTTAACATCACACCTATAACGAGGATATTGCGGAATATCTTTTTAAAAAACTGGAGGTTTACGCTAAGCTTATGAGGGTTGCGGTAGAAAAGCTCAAAAGGAATCTTGTCTAAGTCCTTAGAAAGTCATACATTTAGGGAGTTAAAGGAGCTTTACGACAAGGACTTTCCCCTTTGGGCTGAGATAAATCTGCAACTTCTTAAAGAGAAAGCCTACGACTTTTACATATAACCATCATCTCAGTATGTCCTTCTGTACCTCCTCAGGTGATGGCACTACCGCAAGCTTCTTTACTTTTGATGCATAGTACATGATGGGAATAAGTACTAAGGTGAGAGTGGTTGATCCTATTGTGCCAAATATTAGAGATATGGCAAGACCATTGAATATTGGGTCAAAGAGAATCACAAAAGCACCCACAATAACTGCAACAGCTGTAAGCAGTATGGGGCGAGTCCTTATAACTCCTGCCTCAACGACAGCTAAGTGTGGAGGCACACCATCTTTTATCCTTTCCTCGGCAAAGTCCACAAGAAGTATGGAGTTCCTCACTATAATGCCAGCAAGGGCTATAAAACCTATCATGGATGTGGCGGTGAAGAAAGCACCAAGCAAAAGGTGACCCGGCACGATACCCACTAAGGTTAGGGGAATAGGTGCCATTATGACCCCCGGTATCTTAAAGTCTTTGAACCATCCGAGGATAAGCACATACATGGCAAAAAGAGCCACACCAAAGGCAAGACCCAAATCCCTGAAAACTTCCAGGGTGATATGCATCTCACCGTCCCACTTGACATATATACTGTCCTCTATAAGTGGCAAGGACATCCAAAGCTCTTTTACGCTTCCGTAGGGATTTGGAAGGCTAAGTACTTTTTTTCTCACATCCAGTATACCGTAAAAAGGTGCCTCCTCCCTTCCTGCCACATCACCTATCACATATATAACCCTTCTGAGGTTCTTGTGGTAAATGGTAACCGGCCTTGTATCCTCTTTTATCTCAACCAGCTCCGTAAGAGGTATAAGCTTGCCCTCTCTGTTTGGAATTTTGAGATTTTTCAAAAGCTCCAAGGTTCTGTACTTTTCGTCAAACCTTATCACTATAGGCACATGTTCTGTATCTGTGCTTTGAAGTAAGCCCACCTGATAACCTCCTATCAACGCTCTTAAGGTGAGTACCAGCTCTTCTTTGCTTATACCCGAAAGCTTAAGTTTGTCCTCCTTTGCGACGAGCCTTATCATAGGCGCTGGTTTTTCCAGGTATATACCTGCATCCGTTATGGAAGGTGTTTCCTCAAAGACCCTTAGGACTTCCTTAGCAAACCTCTCTTGCTCTTTAAGGTCAGGTCCGTAAACCTCCGCCACTATGGGGGAAAGCACCGGTGGACCGGGTGGGACCTCCACTACAGCCACATACTTAGCTCCGTATTGCTGTGCTATCTTATGCACCATAGGTCTTATTTTCTTGGCAAAGTCATGGGACTGCTCTATCCGCTCATGCTTGTTTATGAGATTTATTTGAATATCTGCCATGTTGCTACTCTGCCTCAAATAGTAATGTCTTACAAGACCATTAAAGTTAAAGGGCGAAGCGGTACCTACATATATCTGATAATCGGTTACTATGCTCTGTCTTGACACATAATCACCTATGGCTTTTGCCACCTCAAGAGTCCTCTCTATGGGGGTGCCTTCTGGCATATCAAGAACTATCTGAAGCTCACTCTTGTTGTCATAGGGGAGCATCTTTACCACTACAGTCTTTGTAATAAATAGGCTAAGAGATAGTCCCATAAGCAGAAGGACAAAACCGTAAAAGGCATACCTTTTGGGCTTGCTAACTATGAGGGGCAGCATAATTTTGGAATAAACTTTCCAGAAGGTGGTGCTCTTTATGTCTATTTCCTGCTTTTTGTGGTTTTCTTCGTGCTTTAAAAACTTGTAAGAAGCCCAAGGGGTCACTATGAAAGCTACCAGCAGTGAGAAAAACATGGCAACAGAAGCATTTATAGGGATAGGTCTCATGTATGGTCCCATAAGTCCACTTACAAAAGCCATTGGCATAAGTGCCGCTATAACGGTAAAGGTTGCCAATACTGTTGGGTTTCCTACTTCGTCAGTGGCTCTGACTATTGCCTCCCTTGGTGTTTTTGCAAGTTTTAGCTCAAACCACCTGTGTATGTTTTCCACAACTACTATAGCGTCATCCACCAGTATACCTATGGCGAATATGAGAGCAAACAGTGTGACCCTGTTTAGGGTAAAACCATACATCTCGCTCAAAAAGAGGGCTATGGCAAGAGTTATGGGCACCGCCACACCTACTACAGCTGCCTCTCTGATGCCAAGAGCTACAGCTATTAGCAGTATTACCGAGAAGGTGGCAATAAAAAGATGCTCCAAAAGCTCATCCGCTTTCTCTTTTGCCGTCTCTCCGTAATTTCTCGTAACTGTGATGTTTACATCTTTGGGGATTACATTACCTTTAAGATGGTCCACCAATTTTAAGACTTCTTGTGCAACATTTACCGCATTTGTGCCCTTTCTTTTGGATACTGCAATGGTCACCGCTGGATATAGCTCTCCTTCCTTAACTCCCTGTATACCTTTCTCCTCAGCCTTGGGACCAAAACCCATAAGCACATAGTCCTTTATCTCAGAAGGACCATCCACCACAGTGGCTACATCCCTAAGATAAACAGGCTTTCCATCCACTACGCTTATAAGTATGTTTTCTACATCTTCCTTGGACTTTAGAAACTCACCGGTTCTTATCTGATATACTTTGTTGGATTGGGTTAAGTTCCCGCTAACTTCTTGAGCGTTAGCACTCTTTATAACCTGAGCTACATAAAGGGGTGAGATACGATATGCGGCCATTTTTGCAGGGTCAAGTATCACCCTTATCTCCCTCGATCTGCCTCCTACCAAAAACACATCTGCTACATTGTTTATCTTCTTTATCTCGTTTTCCACCGTTGAAGCTATCCTCCTCAAACTGTACCAGTCGTAAGGCTTGCCCCAGAGAGTAAGTGTTAGTATAGGGACATCGTCAATGGACTTGGGTTTTATAAGAGGTGGAAGCATAACGCCAGGTGGTGCCAGGTCCATAGCAGACATCATTTTGGTGTTTAAATCTACCAGAGCTTTTACGGGATCAGTTCCCACATAGAACCTTGCTGTTACAACAGCACCACCTTCTGAAGATGCGGAATATATGTACTCTATGTCTTTTAGCTCCCAGAGTTTTTTCTCAAGGGGTGTGACCACCCTCCTTTCCACCTCTTCAGGTGTTGCACCTGGATAGCTTATGAATATGTCTATCATAGGCACCACTATCTGAGGCTCCTCTTCCTTTGGAGTAGTGATTACAGCAAATAAACCAAGTGCAAGAGAGACTAGCACCAGCACAGGAGTGAGCTTGGAGTCTATAAAGTAGTTGGCCAGTCTTCCCGCAAGCCCATACATCTTATCCTCCTACCTTACACCCATCGCAAGCTTTTTCTATACCATCTACAACTATCCTCTCATCGCCACTAAGACCCGAAAGCACCTCCACCATGTTGCCCCTCTTCTCTCCAAGCTTTACAAAGCGAAGCTCCAGAGTGTTGTCAGGTTTTACTACCCACACGCCAGTGAAGTCAAACCTTCTAAAGATGGCGCTCTCTGGCACCAAGATTACGCTTAACTTCTCCGATATGAGCATTTTGGCGTACATGCCACTCTTCAAATCGCCTGATTCTAAACTCAGCTTTACTCGGAATGTCCTGGTTATAGGGTCAACTGAAGGAGAAACTTCAGAGACTCTTCCCTGCACAGTCTTGTTTAAGGCATCTATGTAAACGGGGTAAACATCTCCCACTCTTATCCTGCCCACATACTTCTCGGGCAGGTTAACCTCCAGCTTGTAAGGGGGTCTTTCTATAACCAAAAGCACAGTGCCAGGACCTGCGAGATCTCCCATATCCACCTTTTTGTGAGCCACATACCCGTCAAAAGGCGCTCTAATTGTTGTGTAATCCAAGTTGGAAACAACTGCCTTCCTTTGGAACTGAGCCGCTCTTATACCAGCTTTTGCCTGCTCCACCTGAGCCTTTGCAGCATCATACTGAGCCTTTATCTGGTCAAATTCCTGCTGAGTTATGGCATTTTCCTTAAGAAGGGATAAGTACCTCTCATAAGTCTTTTTCACAGCCTCGTAGTTAGAAATTGCAGATTTGTATGCTTCTTCCGCCTGCTTTACCTGCTCACTTACAGCGCTGGCTTGGGCTAATATATCAGAAGCGTCCAAAGTAAGAAGAATCTGACCCTTTTTTACAGCCTGCCCCTCCTTTACTCTCACGCTTGTAATCTTTCCTGCAACTCTGGTGGATATCTCAGCTACATGGTCCGCCACTATGTTGCCCACATAACCCACCTGAACTTCTTGAGCTCTTTCCACCTTGCCTATCTTTAAACCTTCTACGGTTTTTGCTTTTTTCTCCACCTCAAAAGTCCTTTCCCTGTGGCTGAAAACACCCGCCAACCAAAGCACAACAAGGGAGATAACTACCAAAAAGCCTATGTATTTTATGTATCTTCTCATTTTAGCACCTCCCTTATTAAGCCTCCTGCGTAAAGAAGGTCGGCATATGCCTTCTGACAAGCATTCAAAGCCTGTACCCTCTCAAGTCTTGCTTTATCCAGCTCCGTTTGAGCATCAAGAAGGTCTACTATCCTTGCAAGCCCTACTTTGTATCTTAGTTCTATGACCCTGAGCACCTCCTCACTTGCCTTTATCCTCTCCTCTGCAGACCTTAGAGAGTGCAGAGCGTTTTGGTAATTGGCGTAGGCTTTTTCTATGTCAAAGATCACCGATGATTGTAAGAGCTTTAGCCTCTCCTCCAGAGACCTTTTGATTTCAAGATATGACTGTGCTTTTCTGAGCGTAGAAAGGCCTGTGTCAAAACTCCAAGATATGCCCGCACCCACCATATAACCGCTACCGTCTGACCCCAAAGGCGCACTTTTGCTATATAGAGAGTAAGAGCCAAAGGCATAAACCTGAGGTAAGTTGTCAGAAAGAGCAAGCCTGTAGCTTTGCTCCAGAGACTTTATTCTCTCTTGCAGGGCTTTTATGTCCTGTCTTTTTTGCAAAGCCATGCTCTTTATCTCTTCCACATCAACCGCCGGACAGCTATCCATATCTGACA
The DNA window shown above is from Hydrogenobacter thermophilus TK-6 and carries:
- a CDS encoding nucleotidyltransferase substrate binding protein gives rise to the protein MDKLLKQLGYFEKAVKRLMEALKLTQEKKHTKLYSLLRDSSIQGFEFTFEIFWKLVKTAKNSFRWLTTGT
- a CDS encoding ABC transporter ATP-binding protein gives rise to the protein MVLIELVDVKKRIRNEEILKGISLKVYAGEFLSIIGASGSGKSSLLYIMGLLDFPTEGKVFFKGQEIEGTKGKLISKIRNESIGFVFQFHYLLPEFTLLENVMIPMLKRGIDRQEAEEKARQLLQRLGLGKKEMRKIYQISGGEMQRVAIARALANDPEVILADEPTGNLDSKNTQMVMEIFQEINRAGTAIVMVTHELYLAERAHRIVEIRDGEVVSVKAS
- a CDS encoding ABC transporter permease; protein product: MNYIIFIAYKLLLERKRQTLVSVSGVAIGVGALIVMSSLMFGFQNYFIQQVIDLEAHISIKPKEYADEERIVKMVQPNALWKVYSSKPKEEDKIIGWREILRDIEKREDVVGVAPHLVVRGILKYGTKEKPVTLIGIDPDMEPKASVIQRFLEYKRLESLKTNKDAVILGKLVAKDLGIRETGRKVILVLPNGQTYLLKVEDFFNSGITNIDNTRVYMHIRTLQALMDRVDEVNEIVIKVKDVNQAQKIALELQKSLKYDVESWQRAYINFLQIFKIQNLITYMIVFAILTVSAFGIFNIIMMTVLEKKKDIAILMAMGYTRRDILLLFLAQGFIIGFLGAVLGFLLGYGLQEYLSSVKLEVEGLIRTKGFILDRSPLYYLYAFVFSIFFSFMASFYPSYKASKLNPVDIFRSG
- a CDS encoding glycosyltransferase family 9 protein, which produces MILFYRRGGLGDTLLTFPVLELLKKRGERIFAVGNTDYLKIAKELGWVDEVHYQIPEREFSKVISISVDGNIKPFPDERRWIVEYYLKSLALDGNYSRVLNLPTLRDNPLMDKAVLHPSSGSMRKNPDIALFLRIEEYLRKHGYEVVYLVGEADEWIKGYVSRFVQMSDPLNMAKALKGAKLFVGNDSGVSHLASYVGLPSFIFYGPTDVVVWKPIGERVFQISLNLACSPCFPNTCKERDCLNKDRLFNSFVEAIKSLLPL
- a CDS encoding efflux RND transporter periplasmic adaptor subunit: MKRILFPIGVILTVSILLILFNRSNNVKVFTVEEKPIKKVIYASGYVKPRNYVVIRSEVSGYVKEIRVKEGDKVRKGEILAVMDAGPVEESLREAQERLRLSQERLREDSDYRRSLEKQVEITKRNMEQAQRYLFRRESLAQRGLIPREQYEEAKRSYENAKSEYEKALTTYRDSIKALESEERFLSASVERIKKELDKYYIKSPINGVVLNKYVEVGEYINHISQDNKLFSVGESDAKEIVLNVDEEYASSIKSGMKVYISLDVYPGRVFEGRLVLIEGEINKNKKTLEVKAVADLPPEVPANATVEANILVEDRKALVIPKSAYKNGFVYKYEKVRRVKVPVKVGEEVNGYLEVLEGLKKGDKVVVE
- a CDS encoding efflux RND transporter periplasmic adaptor subunit, yielding MRRYIKYIGFLVVISLVVLWLAGVFSHRERTFEVEKKAKTVEGLKIGKVERAQEVQVGYVGNIVADHVAEISTRVAGKITSVRVKEGQAVKKGQILLTLDASDILAQASAVSEQVKQAEEAYKSAISNYEAVKKTYERYLSLLKENAITQQEFDQIKAQYDAAKAQVEQAKAGIRAAQFQRKAVVSNLDYTTIRAPFDGYVAHKKVDMGDLAGPGTVLLVIERPPYKLEVNLPEKYVGRIRVGDVYPVYIDALNKTVQGRVSEVSPSVDPITRTFRVKLSLESGDLKSGMYAKMLISEKLSVILVPESAIFRRFDFTGVWVVKPDNTLELRFVKLGEKRGNMVEVLSGLSGDERIVVDGIEKACDGCKVGG
- a CDS encoding efflux RND transporter permease subunit, whose product is MYGLAGRLANYFIDSKLTPVLVLVSLALGLFAVITTPKEEEPQIVVPMIDIFISYPGATPEEVERRVVTPLEKKLWELKDIEYIYSASSEGGAVVTARFYVGTDPVKALVDLNTKMMSAMDLAPPGVMLPPLIKPKSIDDVPILTLTLWGKPYDWYSLRRIASTVENEIKKINNVADVFLVGGRSREIRVILDPAKMAAYRISPLYVAQVIKSANAQEVSGNLTQSNKVYQIRTGEFLKSKEDVENILISVVDGKPVYLRDVATVVDGPSEIKDYVLMGFGPKAEEKGIQGVKEGELYPAVTIAVSKRKGTNAVNVAQEVLKLVDHLKGNVIPKDVNITVTRNYGETAKEKADELLEHLFIATFSVILLIAVALGIREAAVVGVAVPITLAIALFLSEMYGFTLNRVTLFALIFAIGILVDDAIVVVENIHRWFELKLAKTPREAIVRATDEVGNPTVLATFTVIAALMPMAFVSGLMGPYMRPIPINASVAMFFSLLVAFIVTPWASYKFLKHEENHKKQEIDIKSTTFWKVYSKIMLPLIVSKPKRYAFYGFVLLLMGLSLSLFITKTVVVKMLPYDNKSELQIVLDMPEGTPIERTLEVAKAIGDYVSRQSIVTDYQIYVGTASPFNFNGLVRHYYLRQSSNMADIQINLINKHERIEQSHDFAKKIRPMVHKIAQQYGAKYVAVVEVPPGPPVLSPIVAEVYGPDLKEQERFAKEVLRVFEETPSITDAGIYLEKPAPMIRLVAKEDKLKLSGISKEELVLTLRALIGGYQVGLLQSTDTEHVPIVIRFDEKYRTLELLKNLKIPNREGKLIPLTELVEIKEDTRPVTIYHKNLRRVIYVIGDVAGREEAPFYGILDVRKKVLSLPNPYGSVKELWMSLPLIEDSIYVKWDGEMHITLEVFRDLGLAFGVALFAMYVLILGWFKDFKIPGVIMAPIPLTLVGIVPGHLLLGAFFTATSMIGFIALAGIIVRNSILLVDFAEERIKDGVPPHLAVVEAGVIRTRPILLTAVAVIVGAFVILFDPIFNGLAISLIFGTIGSTTLTLVLIPIMYYASKVKKLAVVPSPEEVQKDILR
- a CDS encoding nucleotidyltransferase domain-containing protein, encoding MGGHEQRFKKRGKKVKVYLFGSRVKGQNTPRSDLDLGFLSEEEIGYELFLLRELLEESNLPFSVDVVDLSRVGEEFRNLVLKEGKLWISF
- the glmS gene encoding glutamine--fructose-6-phosphate transaminase (isomerizing) — its product is MCGIIGYAGKNPAVLVLLEGLERLEYRGYDSAGVALIENGRIFVEKKVGKIRELIRSLWGKPLKATVGIGHTRWATHGEPCEINAHPHTDSTGEIAVVHNGIIENYRELKEKLQAQGIQFKSQTDTEVIAHLISLYYQGDLLEAVIKVVPELKGSYAFCVITNREPYRIVGVRYGNPLVVGIGDGENFMASDIPALLPFTRHIIPLSDGEIVDLRIDSVDIYDAEGNRIVKEAINVPWDIISAERGGFKHFMLKEIFEQPRTVGDTIKGYVSRDYLLPFNLRDFRRILILACGTSYHAGLVGSYWMNKYLQTPVEVMYASEFRYADVPVGERDLVIAISQSGETADTRYSALSAKEKGATVLSLVNVMGSALDRESDYTLYTHAGPEIGVAATKTFTSQLAVLYSLAVSHLPDRDRFMEKLSSVPHMMEEVLGEAEQIKKVALKYANRKNMLYLGRYLSYPVALEGALKLKEISYIHAEGYPAGEMKHGPIALIDENMPVLVVVPRDRVYEKVLSNIEEVLTRRGSVISVGFRDDETLTKVSKDLIGVPEVDEDLTPFLTVIPLQLFAYYIADHLGLDVDQPRNLAKTVTVE